Proteins encoded in a region of the Planococcus citri chromosome 1, ihPlaCitr1.1, whole genome shotgun sequence genome:
- the LOC135837614 gene encoding smad nuclear-interacting protein 1-like, with product MSSRPNHRRSRDRSRDRHSHDRHDSADRDRHRHKQERNFRDDKKEPVWGKPENSPAKEPKKEKEKPNFQTTGKLAEETNTFRGVVIKYSEPPEARIPKRRWRLYPFKGEKALPVLYIHRQSGYLMGRDRKIADIALDHPSCSKQHTAFQFRLVPFKRDDGSTAQRVRPYIMDLESANGTFINNKKVEPKRYYELFEKDVLKFGFSSREYVLLHEHSKDSDEDDNMKEEPGTKKKSC from the exons ATGTCTTCTCGACCAAATCATCGCAGAAGTCGTGATAGATCACGTGACAG GCATTCACATGACAGGCACGATAGTGCAGATCGAGACAGACATCGCCACAAACAAGAGAGAAATTTCCGCGACGATAAAAAAGAACCAGTTTGGGGTAAACCTGAAAACTCGCCTGCCAAAGAAccgaaaaaagagaaagaaaagccCAACTTCCAAACGACTGGAAAACTAGCAGAAGAAACAAACACATTTCGCGGAGTAGTTATCAAATATAGCGAACCTCCCGAAGCTCGAATACCTAAACGAAGGTGGAGGCTTTACCCGTTCAAAGGCGAAAAAGCATTACCAGTTTTATACATTCATAGGCAAAGTGGATATTTAATGGGTAGAGATAGAAAAATTGCCGACATTGCCTTAGATCATCCTTCTTGTTCGAAACAACACACAGCTTTTCAGTTTAGATTGGTACCGTTTAAAAGAGATGATGGAAGTACTGCGCAGAGAGTTAGACCTTATATCATGGATCTAGAATCCGCTAATGGAACGTTTATAAATAATAAGAAAGTTGAACCTAAACGATATTACGAATTATTCGAGAaagatgttttaaaatttggcttTAGTTCTAGAGAATATGTTTTATTGCACGAACATAGTAAAGATTCCGATGAAGATGATAATATGAAAGAAGAAccgggaaccaaaaaaaaaagttgttga